The genomic stretch GGCGAGTTCGCGGGCCCTCCCCGGAAGGACCCGTGGGGCGTGCTCAGGTCCGGGCTGAGCGCCACCGGCACGATCGATCGCCACGAGTTCGGCCTGGTCTGGAACGTGCCGCTCGAAGCGGGCGGGGTTCTGGTCGGCAGCACGGTCACCATGCAGCTCGACCTGGAGCTGATGTGGGAGGGAGCGTCGAAGGCCTGAAGAGGGACTACCACCAGCCGAGGCGCTTGCGCTCCATGTAGTCGGAAACCTTGGCGACCACGCGCTCCTTGAAGCTCAGGGAGGTGGCGGCGCTCGCGCGGCCCTGCCAGTCCGTCTCGAACATGGCGCAGAGCTGCTCCACGGTGCGGCCGCCGGTGATCTCGACGCCGGTCTCGCGGAAGTTGTTGAAGGCCTGGTAGGTGTAGTTGGTCGAGCCCAGCATGGCCTTCTCGCCGTCGAAGACGGTCATCTTCATGTGCAGCTCGGAGTCGTGCTGGGCGGGGTCGAACCACTTGACCGGGACGTTGGCCTGGACCAGGCGCGAGACCGGCGAGAGGTTGGGCATGCCGTAGATGTTGATGTATTGCGCGAGCGGCACGTACTTGTCGTTGGTGTTGTGGCGATCGACCAGCACCTTCACGTCGAGGCCCCGGCGCTGAGCGTTGATCAGCCCATCGACCACGTCCAGGTCCGAGAAGTCGAAGATGGCCATGGAGACGCTCTTCTTGGCCTGGGCCAGGTTCTGGAGGAGGATGTCCTTGGTGCTGCGCTGGCGCACGCTGGTCTTGGTGCCACGGATCAGGCTGGTGGTGGGGCCCTGGGCCACCGCGATCGGGGGCGCCTGGACGCGGGTCTGGGAGAACTCCTCGTCCATCATGCCGGCGAGCTCCTGGGCCATGGGGCCGCGCAGCTTCACCATCAGGTCGTGGTTCATCACCGCCAGGTCGAAGATGTTCATGCTCCCGACGAAGGCGCTCTCCCGGTCGAGCACGAGCAGCTTGTTGTGATCGATCAAGAAGCGGTTGGCGAACCAGCCCGGGTTGCGGGGCAGCCACTCGACGGGATAGAAGCGCTGATCGATGCCCGCGTCCTGGAGGCGCTTGATGACGGGCTTGAGCTGGGCACCGGTCGGGCCGCCCTGGTTGGCCGCCCAGCCGTCAAGCATCACCCGAACCTGGACGCCCTCGCGGGCCTTGCCGATGAGGGCGTCGGCGAACTGGTCCCCAATCGCGCCGCCGAGCAGGTAGTAGTCCACCTGGATCGAGCGCTTGGCATCCCGGATGGCCGCGAGCATGGCGGGGTAGATCGCACCGGCATCGACCAGCAGCTCGGCCTCGTTGGCCTGCGCCGTCGGCTGGAAATCGCTCAGGGCGGGAAGGGCGGGGTTGGCGGGCTTGGTCTGGAGCGGGGGCGCGGGCTCGGCGTCGCGCAGGGCGTCGGTGAGGCGAGTGGCGAAGGCCAGGGCCTCGATCTTGGAGAGCAGGCCGTCCCCGTCCTGATCGACGCGCTTGAGCTCGTCGCCCGAGAAGCCCGCATCGGTGGGAACGAGCTTGCCCTTCCGGGCGCG from Pantanalinema sp. encodes the following:
- a CDS encoding phosphatidylserine/phosphatidylglycerophosphate/cardiolipin synthase family protein, which translates into the protein MATSRFQPVSALLACTLLLGLAGCAAPGAQPTSLAGRAQEDAAWKSLAQTSAAEAFGELDRARKGKLVPTDAGFSGDELKRVDQDGDGLLSKIEALAFATRLTDALRDAEPAPPLQTKPANPALPALSDFQPTAQANEAELLVDAGAIYPAMLAAIRDAKRSIQVDYYLLGGAIGDQFADALIGKAREGVQVRVMLDGWAANQGGPTGAQLKPVIKRLQDAGIDQRFYPVEWLPRNPGWFANRFLIDHNKLLVLDRESAFVGSMNIFDLAVMNHDLMVKLRGPMAQELAGMMDEEFSQTRVQAPPIAVAQGPTTSLIRGTKTSVRQRSTKDILLQNLAQAKKSVSMAIFDFSDLDVVDGLINAQRRGLDVKVLVDRHNTNDKYVPLAQYINIYGMPNLSPVSRLVQANVPVKWFDPAQHDSELHMKMTVFDGEKAMLGSTNYTYQAFNNFRETGVEITGGRTVEQLCAMFETDWQGRASAATSLSFKERVVAKVSDYMERKRLGWW